The following proteins come from a genomic window of Sorghum bicolor cultivar BTx623 chromosome 3, Sorghum_bicolor_NCBIv3, whole genome shotgun sequence:
- the LOC8060334 gene encoding uncharacterized protein LOC8060334 — protein sequence MDRTYKGGIKAYWKRRGYYRIDAAAAQRRPPLPTAELGGGGVAQAPEDGSGRRHRRRRGWRVRRGQVLGRRLLSALSPRRWLMRLRDAYVSAMLRLASSAAVVGYGAAGGPYCANATHGAVVARPAQLKEYDEKVLVEIYRSILARGGPLPIAAVTTDGGDGAPAAATLRLPTAV from the coding sequence ATGGACCGCACCTACAAGGGCGGCATCAAGGCGTACTGGAAGCGCCGGGGCTACTACCGcatcgacgccgccgccgcgcagcgccgcccgcCGCTCCCCACCGCGGAGCTCGGAGGTGGCGGCGTCGCCCAGGCCCCGGAGGATGGCTCCGGGCGGCGCCACCGCCGTCGCCGCGGGTGGCGCGTGCGGCGCGGCCAGGTGCTGGGGCGGCGGCTGCTCTCCGCGCTGTCGCCGCGCCGGTGGCTCATGCGGCTCCGCGACGCCTACGTGTCGGccatgctgcggctggcctcctccgccgccgtcgtcgggtACGGCGCCGCCGGCGGGCCCTACTGCGCCAACGCGACCCACGGGGCCGTCGTCGCGCGGCCGGCGCAGCTCAAGGAGTACGACGAGAAGGTGCTGGTGGAGATCTACAGGTCCATCCTCGCTCGCGGCGGGCCTCTCCCCATCGCCGCCGTCACTACCGACGGCGGCGACGGTGCGCCTGCCGCCGCCACGCTACGGCTACCTACGGCTGTTTGA
- the LOC8079616 gene encoding splicing factor 3B subunit 4, whose protein sequence is MAAALLLFLLAAAGLGGFGNNADPAPAATIVLKDGTTCTLCASCNNPCNPSYYPPPSSPPPAPVVTPCPPTTPSYPSPSSGGGGPVIYSSPPPPAAASGGGGGGGFYYPPPTTGGSGSGSTGGGGGGNGGGGGGMYPTPPPPNPFLPYFPFYFYSPPPPLHSSGAWAVTAACSSSAATLLLTSLLLLLLLLW, encoded by the coding sequence ATGGCAGCAgctctcctcctcttcctcctcgccgccgccggcctcgGCGGCTTCGGCAACAATGCCGACCCGGCGCCGGCTGCCACCATCGTGCTCAAGGACGGCACCACCTGCACCCTGTGCGCGTCCTGCAACAACCCCTGCAACCCGTCCTACTACCCGCCCCCGTCGTCGCCTCCCCCGGCGCCGGTCGTCACGCCCTGCCCGCCCACCACGCCGTCCTATCCTTCCCCCTCATCCggcggaggaggccctgtcATCTACTCGTCCCCGccccctcctgctgctgcttccggtggcggtggcggcggaggcTTCTACTACCCGCCGCCCACCACCGGCGGGTCTGGTTCTGGGTCcaccggcggaggaggaggaggtaatGGCGGCGGTGGAGGCGGTATGTACCCGACGCCGCCCCCGCCCAACCCGTTCCTGCCCTACTTCCCCTTCTACTTCTacagcccgccgccgccgttgcaCTCGTCCGGCGCGTGGGCCGTGACGGCCGCCTGTTCG
- the LOC8060333 gene encoding two-component response regulator ARR1, whose protein sequence is MDGYVVRIVPTARTQRPVFSHPMESGEVKAEQRQRQPPVTPKKRKLPKPEKSAQANGGSSSSAAESSPPSRTSSSSPPSNDADGKGLQQQQQQGGGGGKRPRLVWTDELHDLFVKAYDSLGDEAVPRRILEKMNEKMNVPEVSREKVASHLQKHKLHLRRLAEEAASSHSSPTEEAPAAPSHPLRSLPPNTTPLAAEVSQAQLELLQVLQTPPPDCLSRSSSSIATNLQIVQSIQQQLLGPPIKEQQAKPAQTMQRAPADSGSSPAAILVPEANTEAVTCMAQAAKAENAAEAEKAAPTPGSILAQFWASPDNEGSSTCSWDIFGLSHGT, encoded by the exons ATGGATGGGTACGTCGTACGGATCGTACCAACCGCGCGCACTCAGCGCCCGGTGTTCTCCCATCCCATGGAGTCCGGGGAGGTGAAGGCcgagcagcggcagcggcagccgcCCGTGACGCCGAAGAAGCGCAAGCTGCCGAAGCCGGAGAAGTCCGCGCAGGCGAACGGCGGAAGCTCCAGCTCGGCCGCCGAGTCGTCCCCGCCGAGTagaacgtcgtcgtcgtcacctCCGAGCAACGACGCTGACGGCAAGggtctgcagcagcagcagcaacaaggcGGCGGAGGCGGGAAGAGGCCGAGGCTCGTGTGGACTGACGAACTGCACGACTTGTTTGTGAAAGCATACGACAGCCTTGGGGATG AGGCTGTGCCAAGGAGAATATTGGAGAAGATGAACGAGAAGATGAACGTTCCTGAAGTTAGCAGAGAGAAAGTTGCAAGCCATCTCCAG aaacataaattacatctgAGAcgtctagctgaagaggctgctTCAAGTCATTCCTCCCCTACCGAAGAAGCACCGGCGGCGCCCTCCCATCCTCTGCGTTCCCTTCCTCCGAACACAACTCCTTTGGCAGCAGAGGTGTCTCAGGCACAGCTAGAGCTTCTCCAGGTACTCCAGACACCGCCGCCAGATTGTTTGagcagaagcagcagcagcatcgcAACAAACCTTCAGATTGTACAGTCGATCCAGCAGCAGCTCCTCGGACCTCCCATCAAGGAACAACAAGCAAAGCCTGCTCAAACGATGCAGAGAGCTCCTGCTGATTCAGGCTCCTCTCCCGCAG CAATCTTGGTTCCTGAGGCCAACACAGAGGCTGTGACATGCATGGCGCAGGCTGCCAAGGCTGAAAACGCCGCGGAAGCAGAAAAAGCGGCTCCTACTCCTGGCAGCATCCTTGCACAATTCTGGGCG AGCCCAGATAACGAAGGTTCTTCCACTTGTTCATGGGACATCTTCGGGCTCTCGCACGGGACGTAA
- the LOC8079615 gene encoding putative methyltransferase DDB_G0268948: protein MANLFLKQAKQYVATRPVYPPELFDFIASKTPRRDMAWDVGTGNGQAAASLATLYEAVVGTDTSAQQLAYATRLPNVRYVHTPPDLPLEGIHATVAAPASVDLITVAQAFHWLDLPRFYAQARSVLRHGHGVLAAWCYTEPRIDAAVDAVFWRLYHGSENYWAPNRRMVDDEYRSADFPFDPVEGETHTGPFQFSTHRRMDLDDYLMYITSWSAYQTAKDNGVELLDEDTVQEFAAAWGGDGKEVKTVTYPIFLRIGKVR from the exons ATGGCGAACCTGTTCCTGAAGCAGGCGAAGCAGTACGTGGCGACGCGGCCGGTGTACCCGCCGGAGCTCTTCGACTTCATCGCCTCCAAGACCCCTCGCCGCGACATGGCCTGGGACGTCGGCACCGGCAACGGCCAGGCCGCAGCATCG CTAGCGACGCTGTACGAGGCCGTGGTGGGCACGGACACGAGCGCGCAGCAGCTCGCCTACGCGACGCGCCTCCCCAACGTCCGCTACGTCCACACCCCGCCGGACCTGCCGCTGGAGGGGATCCACGCCACCGTCGCCGCGCCGGCGTCCGTGGACCTCATCACCGTCGCGCAGGCCTTCCACTGGCTCGACCTCCCGCGCTTCTACGCGCAGGCGCGCTCCGTGCTGCGCCACGGCCACGGCGTGCTCGCCGCCTGGTGCTACACCGAGCCACGCATCGACGCCGCCGTCGACGCCGTGTTCTGGCGCCTGTACCACGGGTCGGAGAACTACTGGGCGCCCAACCGCCGGATGGTCGACGACGAGTACCGGAGCGCCGACTTCCCGTTCGACCCCGTCGAGGGGGAGACGCACACGGGGCCGTTCCAGTTCTCCACGCACCGGCGGATGGACCTGGATGACTACCTCATGTACATCACCTCATGGTCCGCGTACCAGACGGCCAAGGATAACGGCGTCGAGCTGCTCGACGAGGACACCGTGCAGGAGTTCGCCGCAGCATGGGGCGGCGACGGCAAGGAGGTGAAGACCGTCACGTACCCCATCTTCCTCAGGATTGGCAAGGTAAGGTGA